From Neisseria musculi, the proteins below share one genomic window:
- a CDS encoding (Fe-S)-binding protein, whose amino-acid sequence MMNQTNPTPVYGSKPADVYFFGTCLLDIFMPEAGMDAITLLEQQGVRVHFPMEQSCCGQPAFSSGHPKDSFEVAKAQLDLFPNPWPVVVPSGSCSGMMKHQWPLMFKDSVYERLANDVSERVVEFTHFLLAIGYEPQDKGGAVKVAVHTSCAARREMGVHLSGWALVDKLANVERVVHDHESECCGFGGTFSVKHPDISGAMVSDKVAALKDTQAVEIVSADAGCMLNIGGKIAKDEPGMPKPKHIATFLLERTGGKA is encoded by the coding sequence ATGATGAACCAAACCAACCCTACCCCTGTTTACGGCAGCAAACCTGCCGATGTGTATTTTTTCGGCACCTGCCTTTTGGATATTTTCATGCCCGAAGCCGGCATGGATGCGATTACGCTGCTCGAGCAGCAGGGCGTGCGCGTGCATTTTCCGATGGAACAAAGCTGTTGCGGTCAGCCGGCGTTTTCTTCCGGCCACCCCAAAGATTCGTTTGAAGTGGCCAAAGCGCAGTTGGATTTGTTTCCCAACCCGTGGCCGGTGGTGGTGCCCTCCGGCTCGTGCAGCGGCATGATGAAACACCAATGGCCGCTGATGTTTAAAGACAGCGTTTACGAGCGGCTGGCCAACGATGTGTCCGAGCGCGTGGTGGAATTTACCCATTTTCTGCTGGCCATCGGCTACGAGCCGCAAGACAAGGGCGGTGCCGTCAAAGTGGCGGTGCACACTTCCTGCGCGGCGCGGCGCGAAATGGGCGTGCATCTTTCGGGCTGGGCGCTGGTAGACAAACTTGCCAATGTGGAGCGGGTGGTGCACGACCACGAAAGCGAATGCTGCGGTTTCGGCGGCACATTTTCGGTGAAGCATCCCGATATTTCCGGCGCGATGGTCAGCGACAAAGTGGCCGCGCTCAAAGACACGCAGGCGGTGGAAATTGTGAGTGCCGATGCGGGCTGCATGCTCAATATCGGCGGCAAAATCGCCAAAGACGAACCCGGCATGCCCAAGCCCAAACACATTGCCACGTTTCTGCTCGAACGCACGGGAGGCAAAGCATGA
- a CDS encoding LutC/YkgG family protein, with amino-acid sequence MSARENILAKLRLAAAVPMKEPETAAYYQEMTPHWESEAGRLKHWAAAMRAVKTEIHWVRAGNWPQMLVKVVQEKGLRNILLPLQTEHGRLAAAAAEAAGIEVKAFERPIEDWKDEFFADIDAGFTDAHCGIAHTGTLVLRPSESQPRSQSLVPPVHICLFDAAKMYNDFYSAMQGENMAAGMPTNVVLVSGPSKTADIQLTLAYGAHGPRDMVVLAVLPDHIDEADLAD; translated from the coding sequence ATGAGCGCACGCGAAAATATTTTGGCCAAACTGCGCCTTGCGGCCGCCGTGCCGATGAAAGAGCCTGAAACGGCGGCTTACTATCAGGAAATGACCCCGCATTGGGAAAGCGAAGCAGGCCGTCTGAAACATTGGGCGGCCGCCATGCGGGCGGTAAAAACCGAAATCCATTGGGTGCGCGCCGGCAATTGGCCGCAGATGCTGGTAAAGGTGGTGCAGGAAAAAGGCCTGCGCAACATTCTGCTGCCGCTGCAAACCGAACACGGCCGCCTGGCCGCCGCTGCCGCAGAAGCCGCCGGCATCGAAGTGAAAGCCTTCGAGCGGCCGATCGAAGATTGGAAAGACGAATTTTTTGCCGACATCGATGCCGGCTTTACCGATGCACACTGCGGTATCGCCCATACCGGCACGCTGGTGTTGCGGCCGTCTGAAAGCCAGCCGCGCAGCCAAAGCCTGGTGCCGCCCGTGCATATCTGTCTGTTTGATGCGGCTAAAATGTATAACGATTTCTACAGCGCCATGCAGGGTGAAAACATGGCCGCCGGCATGCCCACCAACGTGGTGCTGGTGTCCGGCCCGTCGAAAACCGCCGATATCCAGCTCACGCTGGCCTACGGCGCGCACGGCCCGCGCGATATGGTGGTGCTGGCGGTGCTGCCCGACCATATCGATGAAGCCGATTTAGCCGACTGA
- a CDS encoding LutB/LldF family L-lactate oxidation iron-sulfur protein, which yields MNTQTIHFHPKPETFKQNAVGALADAPLRKSLRTAMDMLMTRRKGVLSDEHELQALRTLCEHIRQRSLARLPELLEELEANLTRLGVKVHWAETPDEACRIIHGIVAQKNGRLMVKGKSMVSEEIELNHYLEEKGISAIESDLGEYIVQMAGEKPTHIVMPAIHKTKQQVSELFHNHLHTAPTDDVDELTGIARRALRDIYRTADVGLSGVNFAVAETGTLCLVENEGNGRLTTTVPPVHIAITGIEKVVAKLSDIPPLYSLLPRSAIGQPITTYFNMITGPRRSAELDGPQEMHLVLLDNGRSQAYADKQMRQTLQCIRCGACMNHCPVYTRIGGAAYGTTYPGPIGEIISPHLMGLESTKDLPTASSLCGACAEVCPVQIPIPDLLIRLREEAQRAPGEKVAHPVRGQGASHNLGEQLAWRTFNGIFGRRKAYRTFGWAAARLRSLTPSKQLGWTQHRVPLKPAAKTLHQLVAEKFGK from the coding sequence ATGAACACGCAAACGATTCATTTCCACCCCAAGCCGGAAACCTTCAAGCAAAACGCTGTCGGCGCACTGGCCGACGCCCCGCTGCGCAAAAGCCTGCGCACCGCGATGGATATGCTGATGACCCGCCGCAAAGGCGTGTTGTCCGACGAACACGAATTGCAGGCTCTGCGCACCCTGTGCGAACACATCCGCCAACGCTCGCTCGCCCGCCTGCCCGAACTGTTGGAAGAATTGGAAGCCAACCTGACCCGCTTGGGCGTGAAAGTGCATTGGGCGGAAACCCCTGATGAAGCCTGCCGCATCATTCACGGCATTGTGGCGCAAAAAAACGGCCGCCTGATGGTGAAAGGCAAGTCGATGGTGAGCGAAGAAATCGAACTGAACCACTATCTCGAAGAAAAAGGCATCAGTGCAATCGAAAGCGACTTGGGTGAATACATCGTACAGATGGCCGGTGAAAAGCCCACCCACATCGTGATGCCCGCCATCCACAAAACCAAGCAGCAGGTGAGCGAACTCTTCCACAACCACCTTCACACCGCGCCCACCGATGATGTGGACGAGCTCACCGGCATCGCCCGCCGCGCCCTGCGCGATATTTACCGTACGGCCGATGTCGGCCTCTCAGGCGTGAATTTTGCCGTGGCCGAAACCGGAACACTGTGTTTGGTGGAAAACGAAGGCAACGGCCGTTTGACCACCACTGTGCCGCCCGTGCACATCGCCATCACCGGCATCGAAAAAGTGGTGGCGAAGCTCTCGGATATTCCGCCGCTTTACAGCCTGCTGCCGCGCAGTGCCATCGGCCAGCCGATTACCACCTATTTCAATATGATTACCGGCCCGCGCCGGAGTGCCGAACTTGACGGCCCGCAGGAAATGCACCTGGTGCTGCTCGATAACGGCCGCAGCCAAGCCTATGCCGACAAACAAATGCGCCAAACCCTGCAGTGTATCCGTTGCGGCGCGTGCATGAACCACTGCCCGGTTTATACCCGCATCGGCGGCGCGGCCTACGGCACCACTTATCCCGGCCCCATCGGCGAAATCATCTCGCCGCACTTGATGGGTTTGGAATCCACCAAAGATTTGCCCACTGCTTCTTCATTGTGCGGCGCGTGTGCCGAAGTCTGCCCCGTGCAGATTCCGATTCCCGATTTGCTGATACGCCTGCGCGAAGAAGCGCAACGCGCACCCGGTGAAAAAGTCGCCCACCCCGTGCGCGGGCAGGGCGCATCGCACAATTTGGGCGAACAGCTCGCCTGGCGCACGTTTAACGGCATTTTCGGCCGGCGCAAAGCATACCGCACATTCGGCTGGGCTGCGGCCAGGCTACGCTCGCTTACCCCGTCCAAACAGTTGGGCTGGACACAGCACCGTGTGCCGTTGAAACCGGCCGCCAAAACCCTGCATCAGTTAGTGGCCGAAAAATTCGGCAAATAA
- a CDS encoding lactate permease LctP family transporter, whose amino-acid sequence MDTWVQNYTAVGDSLALTAAAALLPIIFFFVALTILKMKGYLAGFFTLLISILVAIFAYGMPAGMAVSSALFGFAYGLWPIAWIIITAVFLYKITVKTGQFDIIRSSVISITEDQRLQMLLVGFSFGAFLEGAAGFGAPVAITAALLVGLGFNPLYAAGLCLIANTAPVAFGAMGIPIIVAGQVSGLDAFHIGQVAGRQLPILSIIVPFWLVAMMDGVRGIKQTYPAILVAGVSFAVTQFITANFIGPELPDVTSALVSLICLSLFLKKWQPSEIFTFQGMKKPEARKGSEYTTGQIIKAWSPFGILTVFVSLWTMKSLKTFLDSFSLIKIEWPGLHNLVMKAAPIVAEPSPYEAVYKLNLLSAVGTSILLAAIVTIILLKMKPAEAVKTFGETLYELRFSILSIGLVLGFAFVANYSGLSSTLALVLAGTGAAFPFFSPFLGWLGVFLTGSDTSANALFGSLQASTANQIGITPELAVAANTTGGVTGKMISPQSIAVACAAVGLQGKESDLFRFTVKHSIVFCAFVGILTVLQAYVLPWTLIFFNK is encoded by the coding sequence ATGGATACTTGGGTTCAAAACTATACGGCAGTAGGCGACAGCCTGGCGCTGACTGCCGCAGCAGCGCTGTTGCCGATTATTTTCTTTTTCGTTGCCTTAACCATTTTGAAAATGAAAGGTTATTTGGCCGGCTTTTTCACGCTGCTGATTTCTATTTTGGTCGCCATATTTGCCTACGGTATGCCGGCAGGCATGGCGGTTTCGTCTGCCCTGTTCGGTTTTGCCTATGGCTTGTGGCCGATTGCGTGGATTATCATTACTGCCGTATTTTTATACAAAATCACTGTAAAAACCGGCCAGTTCGACATTATCCGTTCGTCTGTTATTTCTATCACTGAAGACCAGCGTTTGCAGATGCTGTTGGTGGGCTTCTCGTTTGGTGCCTTCTTGGAAGGCGCGGCCGGTTTTGGTGCGCCGGTGGCGATTACTGCCGCTCTGCTGGTCGGCTTGGGTTTTAACCCCCTGTATGCCGCCGGTTTGTGCCTGATCGCCAACACCGCGCCGGTTGCTTTCGGCGCGATGGGTATCCCGATTATCGTGGCAGGCCAAGTATCCGGTTTGGATGCTTTCCACATCGGCCAAGTGGCCGGCCGCCAACTGCCGATTTTATCGATTATCGTGCCGTTTTGGCTGGTGGCGATGATGGACGGTGTACGCGGTATCAAACAAACCTACCCGGCTATTTTGGTGGCAGGCGTATCGTTTGCCGTTACCCAATTTATTACGGCCAACTTCATCGGCCCCGAGCTTCCCGATGTAACTTCTGCGTTGGTGAGCTTGATTTGCCTGTCGTTGTTTCTGAAAAAATGGCAGCCGTCTGAAATTTTCACTTTCCAAGGCATGAAAAAACCGGAAGCCCGCAAAGGATCGGAATACACTACCGGCCAAATCATCAAGGCATGGTCTCCTTTCGGTATTTTGACTGTGTTTGTGAGCCTGTGGACGATGAAGTCATTGAAAACTTTCTTAGACAGCTTCAGCCTGATTAAAATCGAATGGCCGGGCCTGCACAATCTGGTGATGAAAGCCGCTCCGATTGTTGCCGAACCCAGCCCTTATGAGGCCGTTTACAAACTGAACCTGTTGAGTGCGGTGGGTACCTCTATTCTGTTAGCCGCCATCGTAACCATTATCCTGCTGAAAATGAAACCTGCCGAAGCAGTAAAAACATTCGGCGAAACCTTATATGAATTGCGTTTCTCTATTCTTTCCATCGGTTTGGTATTGGGTTTTGCCTTCGTGGCCAACTATTCCGGCCTGTCTTCTACGCTGGCATTGGTGTTGGCCGGCACCGGCGCGGCATTCCCGTTCTTTTCGCCGTTCCTGGGCTGGTTGGGCGTGTTTTTAACCGGTTCGGACACTTCCGCCAACGCTTTGTTCGGTTCGCTGCAAGCCAGCACCGCCAACCAAATCGGCATTACTCCCGAACTGGCGGTGGCTGCCAATACCACAGGCGGCGTTACCGGTAAAATGATTTCCCCCCAATCCATTGCCGTTGCTTGTGCAGCCGTGGGCTTGCAGGGCAAAGAGTCCGACCTGTTCCGCTTTACTGTGAAACACAGTATCGTTTTCTGCGCCTTTGTCGGCATCCTAACCGTTTTACAGGCATATGTATTGCCGTGGACACTGATTTTCTTTAATAAATAA
- a CDS encoding LytR/AlgR family response regulator transcription factor, whose product MLSAIIVEDEVLAAERLRVLLEECNVVLLKIFHHAQPALDWLGVHEVDIVFADIGLPEITGLDFVERIKRVAKKQPEIIFTTAYEEHALRAFELAAADYLLKPIKVSRLQTALERLNEKHREKADDFTHFKVFNRNRMVEIPWQQVRYLLAEHKTVFLFTGDGQSYELPKTLVYWEELLGEKIIRIHRNALVFRHTLDCLIRLDGGEEDDSNATWGARILDVEKPLAVSRRQLAAIRKILRKS is encoded by the coding sequence ATGCTGAGTGCCATTATTGTTGAAGATGAAGTATTAGCGGCAGAGCGTTTGCGGGTTCTGCTGGAAGAGTGCAATGTTGTTTTGCTGAAGATTTTCCATCATGCCCAGCCTGCCTTGGATTGGTTGGGGGTTCATGAAGTGGACATTGTATTTGCCGATATCGGGCTGCCCGAAATTACCGGGTTGGATTTTGTCGAGCGAATCAAGCGGGTGGCGAAAAAACAGCCCGAAATTATTTTTACTACAGCATACGAAGAACATGCCTTGCGTGCTTTTGAGCTGGCTGCTGCCGATTACCTGCTCAAGCCGATTAAGGTTTCGCGCCTGCAAACGGCATTGGAGCGTTTGAATGAGAAACACCGTGAAAAAGCCGATGATTTCACCCATTTCAAAGTGTTCAACCGCAACCGTATGGTGGAAATTCCGTGGCAGCAGGTGCGCTATCTGTTGGCCGAGCATAAAACGGTATTTTTATTTACCGGCGACGGCCAAAGCTACGAGTTGCCGAAAACGTTGGTTTATTGGGAAGAGTTGTTGGGCGAAAAGATTATCCGTATCCACCGTAATGCATTGGTGTTCCGCCACACCTTGGATTGTTTGATCCGCTTGGACGGCGGAGAAGAGGATGACAGCAACGCCACTTGGGGAGCGCGCATTTTAGATGTGGAGAAACCTTTGGCGGTCAGCCGCCGCCAGTTGGCCGCTATCCGCAAAATTCTGCGGAAAAGCTGA
- a CDS encoding peroxiredoxin family protein: protein MKKTLTAAAALIVAALLAFILWPQNRPVPAFSLPDLSGKTISNADLPGKVTLVNFWYPSCPGCVSEMPKLVQTANDYKNKDFQIIAVSLPYDPLESVRNYAAERRLPFTVMYDAEGKTGQAFGVKVAPTSFFINKQGELLKTFVGEPDFAALRREIDNELAK from the coding sequence ATGAAAAAAACCCTCACCGCCGCAGCCGCCCTAATCGTGGCGGCACTGCTTGCTTTCATTCTTTGGCCGCAAAACCGCCCCGTTCCCGCCTTTTCCCTGCCTGATTTAAGCGGCAAAACCATCAGCAATGCCGATCTGCCGGGCAAAGTAACCTTGGTTAACTTTTGGTACCCTTCATGCCCCGGCTGCGTCAGCGAAATGCCCAAGCTGGTTCAGACGGCCAACGATTATAAAAACAAAGATTTCCAGATTATCGCCGTTTCCCTGCCCTACGACCCTTTGGAAAGCGTCAGAAACTATGCTGCCGAGCGCCGGCTGCCGTTTACCGTGATGTATGATGCAGAAGGCAAAACCGGCCAAGCCTTCGGCGTAAAAGTTGCACCCACTTCGTTTTTTATCAATAAACAAGGCGAGCTGCTGAAAACCTTTGTCGGCGAGCCCGACTTCGCCGCCCTGCGCCGGGAAATCGACAACGAATTGGCGAAATAA
- a CDS encoding acyl-CoA thioesterase: MTRIPIRNYHLDGYGHVNNARYLEFFEEARWNFFGQHRLLPLPEGIILVVARIDIRYLSAAREGQTLAVDTRVRAASERRVMLEQTARCAENGRAAAQAAVTLASVCAESGAAADLPFEFAALLSRQLYRQPAAQACADNKTI, from the coding sequence ATGACCCGAATACCCATACGCAACTATCATCTCGATGGCTACGGCCATGTGAACAATGCGCGCTATCTCGAATTTTTTGAGGAAGCGCGTTGGAATTTTTTCGGGCAGCACCGCCTGCTGCCCCTGCCTGAGGGCATCATACTGGTGGTTGCCCGTATCGATATACGCTATCTGAGCGCTGCCCGCGAAGGGCAAACGCTGGCCGTGGACACCCGCGTACGCGCCGCATCCGAACGCAGGGTGATGCTCGAGCAAACCGCCCGCTGCGCCGAAAACGGCCGGGCGGCCGCCCAAGCCGCCGTTACGCTGGCATCGGTTTGCGCCGAAAGCGGCGCTGCGGCCGACTTGCCGTTTGAGTTTGCTGCCCTGCTGTCCCGGCAGCTTTACCGACAACCTGCCGCCCAAGCCTGTGCAGATAACAAAACCATTTAA
- a CDS encoding VacJ has protein sequence MYEVNRSVFLLIPLEPFWHWLQSLPESPENIRLEDLQADANSYLVRPCETADEVWDEIENRHEQLFAAELADWCEDESLWPDLDSGIFNEWFDIQLSTVLTDLEQEPLGREIFQPITLN, from the coding sequence ATGTATGAAGTAAACCGCAGCGTATTTTTGCTGATTCCCCTCGAGCCGTTTTGGCACTGGCTGCAATCACTGCCCGAAAGCCCCGAAAACATCCGTCTCGAAGATTTGCAGGCCGATGCCAATTCCTATCTCGTGCGCCCCTGCGAAACCGCCGATGAAGTGTGGGACGAAATCGAAAACCGCCACGAGCAGCTTTTCGCTGCCGAACTGGCCGACTGGTGTGAAGACGAAAGCCTGTGGCCCGATTTGGATTCCGGCATTTTCAATGAATGGTTCGACATCCAACTCTCCACCGTACTCACCGATTTGGAGCAGGAGCCGCTGGGGCGAGAAATTTTCCAGCCCATCACCCTCAATTGA
- the rlmH gene encoding 23S rRNA (pseudouridine(1915)-N(3))-methyltransferase RlmH — MNITVLAVGTKMPRWVDEAVSEYAKRFGRDICYTLKEIKPEKRGAGVNAAQGMAAEEKRILEAIPAGAFLVVLDERGQAPTSVGLAEHLENWQRNGEHVCFVIGGADGITDRLKQQARLMLRLSSLTLPHGMVRVLLTEQLYRAVSILHNHPYHRG; from the coding sequence ATGAACATCACCGTTTTGGCTGTCGGCACCAAAATGCCGCGCTGGGTCGATGAAGCCGTCAGCGAATACGCCAAACGCTTCGGCCGCGACATCTGCTACACCTTAAAAGAAATCAAACCCGAAAAACGCGGCGCCGGCGTAAATGCCGCCCAAGGCATGGCTGCAGAAGAAAAACGCATACTCGAAGCCATACCCGCCGGCGCGTTTTTAGTGGTGCTCGATGAGCGCGGTCAAGCCCCCACATCGGTAGGGCTGGCGGAGCATTTGGAAAACTGGCAGCGCAACGGTGAACACGTCTGCTTCGTTATCGGCGGCGCAGACGGCATAACCGACCGGCTCAAACAACAGGCGCGCCTGATGCTGCGCCTCTCCAGCCTCACCCTGCCGCACGGCATGGTGCGCGTGCTGCTCACCGAGCAGCTCTACCGCGCCGTATCGATTCTGCACAACCACCCCTATCACCGCGGATAG
- a CDS encoding SlyX family protein, producing MQNLENRIIELEIQTALQADLIDSLSNTMAKMQQTLDLQQGQLRLLYRRLQEKGGEGSNAAYNPADEIPPHY from the coding sequence ATGCAGAATCTTGAAAACCGCATCATCGAGTTGGAAATCCAAACCGCGCTGCAGGCCGATTTAATCGACAGCCTCAGCAACACCATGGCCAAAATGCAGCAAACGCTGGATTTGCAGCAGGGGCAGCTCAGGCTGCTCTACCGCCGCCTGCAAGAAAAGGGAGGCGAAGGCAGCAATGCCGCCTACAATCCGGCAGACGAAATCCCGCCGCATTATTAA
- a CDS encoding Na+/H+ antiporter family protein — MNAVVIAVFVMLALSLARVHVVLSLLLGALCGGLAAGLGLAETMKVFQTGLSNGAQIALSYAMLGAFAVAIAHSGLPQTLANAVIRRLDANHVRDNVPGRISGVKWGLLLALLAMSIMSQNLIPIHIAFIPLIIPPLLLVFNRMQIDRRLLACLMTFGLVTTYMWLPYGFGEIFLKQILVGNINKSGLNVDNVNVIHAMTIPALGMVAGLLIAVFFSYRRPRAYQNTSADVAANHQVMVQPKMSAYRSWVALAAIVVSFVVQLWADSLLLGAMVGFAVFMAAGVVRWGEADAVFNNGVKMMAMIGFIMIAAQGFAEVMKATGQIEPLVKASADMFAGSKGMAAFVMLLVGLLVTMGIGSSFSTLPIITAIYVPLCVGMGFSPMATLAIIGTAGALGDAGSPASDSTLGPTAGLNTDGQHDHMRDTVIPTFLHYNLPLMVSGWIAAMVL, encoded by the coding sequence ATGAATGCCGTAGTGATTGCGGTTTTTGTGATGCTCGCGCTGTCGCTTGCGCGCGTACATGTGGTGTTGAGCCTGCTGCTGGGTGCACTCTGCGGCGGCTTGGCAGCCGGACTGGGCTTGGCGGAAACCATGAAAGTGTTTCAAACCGGCCTCTCCAACGGCGCGCAGATTGCGCTTTCTTATGCCATGCTCGGTGCGTTCGCCGTGGCCATCGCCCATTCGGGGTTGCCGCAAACGCTGGCCAATGCGGTGATCCGCCGTTTGGATGCCAACCATGTGCGCGATAATGTGCCGGGCCGCATCAGCGGTGTGAAATGGGGGCTGCTGCTGGCTCTCTTGGCCATGAGTATCATGAGTCAAAACCTGATTCCTATCCATATCGCCTTTATCCCACTGATTATTCCGCCGCTGCTGTTGGTGTTCAACCGTATGCAGATCGACCGCCGCCTGCTCGCCTGCCTGATGACTTTCGGCCTGGTAACCACCTATATGTGGCTGCCCTACGGCTTCGGTGAAATTTTCCTGAAACAGATTCTGGTGGGCAACATCAACAAGTCGGGGCTGAATGTGGATAATGTGAACGTGATTCACGCCATGACCATTCCCGCTTTGGGCATGGTGGCCGGCCTACTGATTGCAGTGTTTTTCAGCTACCGCCGCCCGCGCGCCTATCAAAACACTTCTGCCGATGTGGCGGCCAACCATCAGGTAATGGTGCAGCCGAAAATGTCGGCCTACCGCAGCTGGGTGGCGTTGGCGGCGATTGTGGTTTCGTTTGTGGTGCAATTGTGGGCCGATTCGCTGCTGCTGGGCGCAATGGTGGGCTTTGCCGTGTTTATGGCCGCCGGCGTGGTGCGCTGGGGCGAAGCCGATGCCGTATTTAACAACGGCGTGAAAATGATGGCGATGATCGGCTTTATTATGATTGCCGCACAGGGTTTCGCCGAAGTGATGAAGGCTACCGGCCAGATTGAGCCGCTGGTGAAAGCCTCGGCCGATATGTTTGCCGGCAGCAAAGGCATGGCCGCTTTTGTGATGCTGCTGGTGGGGCTGCTGGTAACCATGGGCATCGGCAGCTCGTTTTCCACCCTGCCGATTATCACTGCGATTTATGTGCCGCTGTGCGTGGGCATGGGTTTCTCGCCGATGGCAACGCTGGCGATTATCGGCACGGCAGGCGCGCTGGGCGATGCCGGTTCGCCCGCATCCGATTCCACCCTCGGCCCCACCGCCGGTTTGAATACAGACGGCCAACACGACCATATGCGCGACACGGTTATCCCCACGTTTCTACACTACAACCTGCCGCTGATGGTGTCGGGCTGGATTGCCGCCATGGTGTTGTGA
- a CDS encoding MJ0042-type zinc finger domain-containing protein: MPICVCPHCKARLAVKDTQLNLAQGFVVCTKCEGLFQAKHHISNTPHKAAPEQLPGAATDTKLVRSIGSAVRQHKALSKNEIADLLDSMIPAETKPAANARAVHSKVPDPSKEGFNWTLAVLTALTVLIMQLFYLILML; the protein is encoded by the coding sequence ATGCCCATCTGCGTCTGCCCCCACTGCAAAGCACGGCTTGCCGTTAAAGACACCCAACTGAACCTGGCGCAAGGTTTCGTGGTCTGCACCAAATGCGAAGGCCTCTTCCAAGCCAAGCACCACATCAGCAACACCCCGCACAAGGCCGCCCCCGAACAACTGCCGGGCGCCGCTACCGACACCAAACTGGTGCGGTCCATAGGCTCTGCCGTCCGCCAACACAAAGCCTTGTCGAAAAACGAAATCGCCGACCTGCTCGACAGCATGATACCCGCCGAAACCAAACCCGCTGCCAACGCCCGGGCCGTCCACAGCAAGGTTCCGGATCCGTCAAAAGAAGGCTTTAACTGGACTTTGGCCGTACTCACCGCGCTCACCGTGTTGATTATGCAGCTTTTTTATTTGATATTGATGCTTTGA